Proteins encoded within one genomic window of Thermodesulfobacteriota bacterium:
- a CDS encoding GAF domain-containing protein produces the protein MNRIKRENNVEPRTLAPSDGAENEIEALRKKVRQLEENLSRHRGYSEKLGLLCSEIENLVNDGTEAPVSIGGMSGGEVLSAEHTELIYKSLLHYEKMSRYEKIIRIITQSVHRSLDPGEVINIAVEEMNKHIESAENVCIYMVEGDDAVLKSFRGFPKKIMKLLGVIPYPGGFTWRTIIDSKPIHCPDVDEDALIGPKGREIGTKSYVCMPICHAGKAIGSINVNSARKHAFGKEELHLLEKVAGQIESAINNARQAEELRKSKEELRDNIAKLRRKNRYERVINTVTMSLHQSLRLGEVFENAVESLHKEVREAEHVLVYLVESGKQPGFGNGSYAVLKAQRGHEIKFLEKIERIPYPRGTTWETIIEGRAKFIPDAEEDPSLGQAARDFGAASYVSMPLKLEDDTVGCIHIHSFKKGAFTKDHLKLLEIVAKQLETAINNARKTEALRKSEEALRKTKDDLEERVRERTSELQKSNTLLIKEILERRCVENELKQSLAEKDVLLKEIHYRVKNNLQIISSLLNLQSRKIKDKNARLSFLESNNRIQSIATLHEQLYRSKDLSRIDFGSHIRNMTNHLLRSYGVRNSDINVEIDAGLVYLNINTAIPCGLIVNELVSNAIKHGFAGRTKGNIKIGFGKDGERYVLTVANDGERFPEDVDINDSATLGLELVTSLAKQLKGSIGMSSGEVTEFRLEFRS, from the coding sequence GTGAACCGAATAAAGCGAGAAAATAACGTAGAGCCCCGGACACTGGCCCCATCGGATGGGGCTGAAAACGAAATAGAGGCCCTCCGTAAGAAGGTGCGCCAGCTCGAAGAAAATCTTTCCCGGCACAGGGGCTACAGCGAAAAGCTCGGGCTGCTCTGCTCGGAGATCGAAAACCTCGTAAACGACGGTACCGAAGCACCTGTATCCATTGGGGGGATGTCCGGGGGCGAAGTGCTTTCCGCCGAGCACACGGAGCTTATCTATAAGAGCCTCCTCCACTACGAAAAGATGAGCCGTTATGAAAAGATCATACGCATCATCACACAGAGCGTTCACCGCTCGCTCGACCCGGGCGAGGTCATAAACATAGCCGTCGAGGAAATGAACAAGCACATCGAGTCCGCCGAGAACGTTTGTATATACATGGTCGAGGGGGACGATGCCGTACTGAAATCCTTCAGGGGATTCCCGAAGAAGATAATGAAGCTGCTCGGCGTGATCCCCTATCCCGGGGGCTTTACGTGGAGGACGATAATCGACTCGAAACCGATCCACTGCCCCGACGTCGACGAGGATGCGCTCATAGGGCCCAAGGGGCGCGAGATCGGGACGAAGTCCTACGTCTGCATGCCCATATGCCACGCGGGGAAGGCGATAGGGAGCATCAACGTAAACTCCGCGCGGAAACACGCCTTCGGGAAGGAGGAGCTTCACCTCCTCGAAAAGGTCGCCGGGCAGATAGAATCCGCCATAAACAACGCCCGGCAGGCCGAAGAGCTCAGGAAGTCGAAAGAGGAGCTAAGGGACAACATAGCCAAGCTCAGGCGAAAGAATCGCTACGAGAGGGTCATAAACACGGTCACGATGAGCCTTCACCAGTCGCTCAGGCTGGGTGAGGTTTTCGAAAACGCCGTCGAGAGCCTACACAAGGAGGTTCGCGAGGCCGAGCACGTGCTCGTATATCTCGTCGAGAGCGGGAAGCAGCCCGGTTTCGGGAACGGATCCTACGCCGTGCTCAAGGCCCAGCGCGGCCACGAGATTAAATTCCTCGAGAAGATCGAGAGGATCCCCTATCCCCGCGGCACAACCTGGGAGACGATAATCGAAGGCCGGGCCAAGTTCATACCCGACGCCGAGGAGGACCCGAGTCTCGGGCAGGCGGCTAGGGACTTCGGCGCGGCGAGCTACGTCTCGATGCCGCTCAAGCTCGAAGACGATACTGTGGGATGCATTCACATCCATTCGTTCAAAAAGGGAGCGTTCACGAAGGACCATCTGAAGCTCCTCGAAATAGTGGCGAAGCAGCTCGAAACGGCTATAAACAACGCCCGCAAAACGGAGGCGCTCCGTAAGTCCGAGGAAGCGCTGAGGAAAACGAAAGACGACCTCGAAGAGCGCGTCAGGGAGAGAACGTCCGAGCTCCAGAAATCGAACACGCTCCTCATAAAGGAGATACTCGAGCGAAGGTGCGTCGAAAACGAGCTCAAGCAGTCGCTCGCCGAAAAGGACGTGCTGCTGAAAGAAATCCACTACCGCGTCAAGAATAACCTCCAGATAATATCGAGCCTTCTGAACCTGCAGTCGCGGAAGATAAAGGACAAAAATGCGCGTTTGTCCTTTCTCGAAAGCAATAACCGCATACAGTCCATAGCGACGCTCCACGAGCAGCTCTACCGCTCGAAGGATTTATCGAGGATAGATTTCGGCTCGCACATTCGCAACATGACGAACCACCTTCTCCGCTCGTACGGCGTCAGGAACAGCGATATTAACGTGGAGATCGACGCCGGCCTGGTCTATCTCAACATCAACACGGCGATTCCCTGCGGGCTCATAGTGAACGAGCTCGTCTCCAACGCGATAAAGCACGGATTCGCCGGGCGGACGAAGGGGAATATAAAAATCGGCTTCGGCAAGGACGGCGAGAGATACGTTCTCACCGTGGCGAACGACGGCGAAAGGTTCCCGGAAGACGTGGACATCAACGACAGCGCGACTCTCGGCCTCGAGCTCGTCACATCGCTCGCAAAGCAGCTCAAGGGCTCGATCGGCATGTCCAGCGGAGAAGTGACGGAATTCAGGCTCGAGTTCCGCTCCTGA
- the lipB gene encoding lipoyl(octanoyl) transferase LipB encodes MNTFKVYKLGMVPYRKALDIQLSLLEKRKNGEIGDTLLLLEHPPTLTTGRRGNMANLLVSEKLLAERGIHFEVISRGGDVTFHGPGQLVGYPIFDLSADKDVHKYLRRLEDAIILALRPYAIPARSIEGVTGVWAKWHKIASIGVGVKKWITYHGFALNVNTDLSCFDLIVPCGIQDVRMTSIQRWQARQDEVDMVGVEENIIKAFSQVFNKKHLKTVTLFGSNAEDSADFELMLDIEKRLES; translated from the coding sequence ATGAACACATTCAAGGTCTATAAGCTTGGCATGGTTCCTTACAGGAAGGCGCTCGACATTCAGCTCAGCCTTCTCGAAAAGAGGAAAAACGGGGAAATCGGCGACACGCTTTTACTTCTCGAACACCCCCCTACTCTCACGACCGGACGCAGGGGCAACATGGCCAACCTGCTCGTTTCGGAAAAGCTCCTGGCCGAAAGGGGCATCCACTTCGAGGTCATAAGCCGCGGGGGGGACGTCACTTTCCACGGCCCGGGTCAGCTCGTCGGCTACCCTATATTCGACCTTTCAGCGGACAAGGACGTCCACAAATACCTCCGGAGGCTCGAGGACGCGATAATCCTCGCCCTGAGGCCCTACGCGATACCTGCAAGGAGCATCGAGGGTGTAACGGGCGTCTGGGCGAAGTGGCACAAGATCGCTTCCATAGGGGTGGGAGTAAAAAAATGGATTACTTACCATGGTTTCGCACTCAATGTTAATACGGACCTTTCATGTTTCGACCTCATAGTCCCGTGCGGCATACAGGACGTCAGGATGACGTCCATACAGAGGTGGCAGGCGAGGCAGGACGAGGTCGATATGGTAGGCGTCGAGGAAAATATAATTAAAGCCTTTTCTCAGGTATTTAACAAAAAGCACCTTAAAACCGTAACTCTTTTTGGAAGCAACGCCGAAGACAGCGCAGATTTCGAGCTGATGCTCGACATAGAAAAGCGGCTCGAAAGCTAA
- a CDS encoding response regulator — protein sequence MEDIKVLIVEDEIIVARHIEDTLLSLGYGVVGIVSSGDEAIRLSGESPRPDIVLMDIMLEGEIDGIEAAERIRKSYSIPIIFLTAFSNEKTLHRAKTAKPYGYILKPFQETDFFTSIEIAIHKHRIERKLVAETENALAAIIGSAEVFLEEGAEKHDSETLRRIEAIRHAAMIIKDTIEEL from the coding sequence ATGGAAGATATAAAGGTTCTGATCGTCGAGGACGAGATAATAGTCGCGAGACACATAGAAGACACGCTTCTCAGCCTCGGGTACGGGGTGGTGGGCATAGTGTCTTCGGGCGATGAGGCGATAAGGCTGTCCGGTGAATCTCCCCGGCCCGACATCGTGCTGATGGACATAATGCTGGAAGGTGAAATTGACGGGATAGAGGCAGCGGAGAGGATTCGCAAAAGCTACAGCATCCCGATAATCTTCCTCACGGCGTTTTCGAACGAGAAGACGCTCCACAGGGCGAAGACCGCAAAGCCATACGGATATATACTTAAGCCCTTTCAGGAGACCGACTTCTTCACCTCTATCGAGATAGCGATTCACAAGCACAGGATTGAAAGAAAGCTCGTCGCGGAGACGGAAAACGCCCTCGCCGCCATAATAGGGAGCGCCGAGGTCTTCCTCGAAGAAGGCGCCGAGAAGCACGACAGCGAAACGCTCCGGAGGATAGAGGCCATAAGGCACGCGGCGATGATAATAAAGGACACGATAGAAGAACTCTAG
- a CDS encoding LuxR C-terminal-related transcriptional regulator produces the protein MENSIFLHLNSFVEHDHVCHIYENDSECFEIAANYFLHGIRAGKECIYISDRPAPPDLLKRLEGHGVRHGGKSKAFEEIVLANFLKEPRRPDAFISQIEKSLDKAAKKGGRPIRVLMMLNTDPFFSLTQSERMWIKASLNKLSLEKPVIMLTQHNVERISSKELLAIFRTHPTIVERGRVYTSPFYREPGELMREGENELDKFGMLSGKEKKVLGLITNGLSNSAIARELSISIKTVETHRANIMKKLDIHNLVDLVKYSMRKGLG, from the coding sequence ATGGAAAATTCCATATTCCTGCATCTGAATTCATTCGTGGAACACGACCACGTCTGCCACATCTACGAGAACGACTCGGAATGTTTCGAGATCGCGGCGAATTACTTCCTTCACGGCATAAGGGCAGGCAAGGAGTGTATTTACATCTCCGACAGGCCGGCCCCTCCCGATCTGCTTAAAAGGCTCGAAGGGCACGGCGTAAGGCACGGAGGCAAGAGCAAGGCGTTCGAGGAGATCGTACTGGCGAATTTCCTCAAGGAGCCGCGAAGGCCCGACGCCTTTATCTCGCAAATCGAAAAGAGCCTCGACAAAGCCGCGAAGAAAGGCGGGAGGCCGATCCGTGTGCTGATGATGCTCAACACGGACCCTTTCTTCTCGCTGACGCAGTCCGAGCGTATGTGGATAAAGGCGTCCCTTAACAAGCTCAGCCTGGAGAAGCCCGTCATAATGCTGACGCAGCACAACGTCGAGCGCATAAGCTCGAAGGAGCTCCTGGCGATATTCAGGACCCATCCGACGATAGTCGAGAGAGGGAGGGTTTACACGAGCCCGTTTTACCGCGAGCCGGGAGAGCTGATGAGGGAAGGCGAGAACGAGCTCGACAAGTTCGGCATGCTTAGCGGTAAGGAAAAGAAGGTGCTCGGGCTGATAACGAATGGGCTAAGCAACAGCGCAATCGCCAGGGAGCTTTCGATAAGCATCAAGACGGTCGAAACCCACAGGGCCAACATCATGAAGAAGCTCGACATACACAACCTCGTGGACCTCGTGAAATACTCGATGCGGAAGGGGCTGGGGTGA
- a CDS encoding Eco57I restriction-modification methylase domain-containing protein, protein MSFLIHKNTMINGSLFTEEFLKEGITSFPEWNSITTDEVKDFKDELKAVFDKFPTDGNPLESTTENDLIEPVIKALGWNFFLTQQTTAPKGRDDVPDYLLFDNEDSKNKANKERDQYKRYVHGTAILEAKPWNVRLDRKGTQPMDRVPSNQIIRYLTSADTQSDGRIQWGILTNGRFWRLYYNRAKSKSEDYLEIDLPLALGLPGFQTDPFSSGDVGEQDWLKVFYLLFRRDAFLRQREEKTFHEQALERGRFWESKVADDLSDIVFKNVFPALLTALKDNDPQKPNPLNDAYLDELRDNALTLLYRLLFVLYAEDRNLLPVYDSKYDDYGFRKRIRENIEKRMREKDIFSESRDDYYHNTLNLFESINKGDESIGLPPYNGGLFDSGGHRLLSRARIPDKIFAPIIYKLSHLEDKGVMKWINYRDLSVQQLGSIYERLLEFYPKLEDDGSLAVSPNIFARKTSGSYYTPESLVGLIIERAVGPLLKECKDAFLNKVHELKKLKDKKMKSRMLESADPATAMLDLKICDPAMGSGHFLVSLVDYLADNILETIDEVETEGSVPWADKDNPYVSPVSKRIASIRALILEQANEHGWNVKEEQLDDKQVVRRMILKRCVYGVDKNPMAVELAKVSLWLHTFTVGAPLSFLDHHLRCGDSLFGEWVGKLQDELNERGVLFSHNTVIKAQNAAAGMLRIEQLTDADISEVKQSASMFEGVEEATAPLNSFLQLYHAFKWIASSPNDKVAVDGWLFGDYGDPYQIAEGKIQIQKDTIQANQFKELLAKARDLIEEEHFLNWEVAFPGVWKYWERHEPEGGFDAVIGNPPWDRMKLQQVEWFADRKPEIAMAARAADRKRMIEALKNTDDPLWKEYEKAVWHAEVALERARKDGQYPLMATGDFNIYALFVERAERLLKDQGYVGLVVPVGIAYDKGNSKFFGMLSETQRIQTLFVFENRGGTFFNDVHHEDKPTIFVFGGKNNKFDDIKCAFFIHQIEDLDDPDRCFPLNSHEFALINPNTKTAPIFRNRRDAQIVGGIYIHNPILIDRRDNLEQHLYDIKYFTMFHMTNDSNHFVTPDELNKLEAYPVGSSIYKYPGGVLLPLYEGKMIDQYNHRYASIKADSINVSGQGVIIETQLIDLQNPEYMPVPRYWVDAQNITFPDGINWVIGFRDTTNVNNWRTTIASIVPKVGHGNTLPLLIPNSSAIETYIEQAPLLIANMNSFSLDYISRQKIQARHLNAYILEQLPFIDLQIYKKPLGNTTVAEFIKEHVLHLTYTAWDMQPFARDMGYDGEPFIWDEEDRRHRMAKLDALFFNLYEISEDDADYILSTFPIVKRHDEQEHGRFLTCDLILAYMRALKAGDTEVIVKA, encoded by the coding sequence TTGAGCTTCTTGATACATAAAAATACGATGATTAACGGATCGCTTTTTACAGAGGAGTTTTTAAAAGAAGGCATAACAAGCTTTCCCGAATGGAACTCTATCACCACGGATGAAGTCAAAGATTTCAAAGATGAGCTTAAAGCCGTCTTCGATAAATTCCCGACCGATGGGAACCCGCTTGAGTCAACGACTGAAAATGATTTAATCGAACCCGTCATCAAAGCACTCGGTTGGAATTTCTTCCTGACGCAACAAACTACTGCCCCAAAGGGCAGAGACGACGTCCCCGATTATCTGCTTTTTGATAACGAAGATTCAAAGAACAAAGCCAACAAGGAAAGGGATCAATATAAGCGTTATGTTCACGGTACTGCCATACTCGAAGCGAAACCCTGGAATGTCCGGCTCGACCGTAAGGGCACTCAGCCTATGGACCGCGTGCCTTCCAATCAGATAATACGCTATCTCACGAGTGCCGACACGCAATCCGACGGACGCATCCAGTGGGGCATTCTTACAAATGGACGCTTTTGGCGTCTTTACTATAACCGTGCCAAGTCAAAGTCAGAAGATTATCTCGAAATCGACTTGCCTCTAGCGCTTGGCTTGCCCGGTTTTCAGACCGACCCTTTTTCGAGCGGTGATGTTGGGGAGCAGGATTGGTTAAAGGTTTTCTATCTCCTCTTCCGCCGTGATGCTTTCCTCCGGCAGAGGGAGGAGAAAACCTTTCATGAGCAGGCGCTCGAAAGGGGCAGATTCTGGGAGTCGAAAGTTGCCGACGACCTCAGCGATATCGTTTTCAAAAACGTTTTCCCGGCGCTCCTCACAGCATTGAAGGATAACGACCCGCAAAAACCCAACCCGTTAAATGATGCATATCTTGATGAGCTGAGAGACAACGCCCTTACTCTTCTCTATCGCTTGCTGTTCGTCCTGTATGCCGAGGACAGAAACCTTCTTCCGGTTTATGACAGCAAATACGACGATTATGGTTTCAGAAAACGTATTAGAGAAAATATTGAAAAACGCATGAGAGAAAAGGATATATTCAGCGAGTCACGCGATGACTATTATCACAATACCCTGAATCTGTTCGAATCTATAAACAAGGGTGACGAAAGCATTGGGCTCCCCCCATACAACGGAGGGCTTTTCGATAGCGGTGGACATCGGCTACTGAGCCGGGCACGGATACCGGACAAAATCTTTGCTCCAATAATTTACAAACTATCGCATCTCGAAGACAAAGGCGTGATGAAGTGGATTAACTACCGTGATCTGTCTGTTCAACAGCTTGGTTCAATATACGAAAGACTGCTTGAATTCTATCCGAAGCTGGAAGATGACGGATCACTAGCGGTCAGCCCCAATATATTCGCACGAAAAACATCCGGCAGCTATTACACCCCGGAATCTCTCGTCGGTCTTATTATCGAGCGCGCCGTCGGACCACTGTTGAAAGAATGTAAAGATGCTTTCTTGAACAAGGTCCATGAACTGAAAAAACTGAAAGACAAGAAAATGAAAAGCAGAATGCTTGAAAGCGCTGACCCTGCAACCGCTATGCTCGACCTCAAGATTTGTGATCCCGCTATGGGGAGCGGTCATTTTCTTGTTAGTCTGGTTGACTATCTGGCCGACAACATACTTGAGACCATAGATGAAGTCGAAACCGAAGGGTCTGTGCCGTGGGCGGATAAAGATAATCCATATGTGTCTCCGGTCTCAAAACGCATAGCATCAATTCGTGCGCTTATTCTGGAGCAGGCAAATGAGCACGGATGGAACGTGAAGGAAGAGCAACTGGACGATAAGCAAGTAGTACGCAGAATGATACTCAAGCGCTGCGTTTACGGTGTAGACAAGAACCCCATGGCGGTCGAGCTGGCTAAGGTTTCGTTATGGCTTCATACGTTCACTGTTGGTGCGCCCCTATCCTTCCTGGATCATCACTTAAGGTGCGGCGACTCGCTTTTCGGCGAGTGGGTCGGAAAGTTACAGGACGAATTAAATGAACGTGGTGTTTTATTTTCTCATAATACTGTAATTAAAGCCCAGAACGCGGCAGCGGGAATGCTGCGGATTGAACAACTTACAGATGCGGATATATCTGAAGTCAAGCAGTCAGCGTCTATGTTCGAAGGAGTGGAAGAGGCAACAGCGCCATTAAATTCATTCCTGCAGCTCTATCATGCGTTCAAGTGGATAGCATCGTCACCGAATGACAAAGTCGCTGTTGATGGCTGGCTCTTTGGAGACTATGGGGATCCTTATCAGATAGCCGAGGGAAAAATCCAAATCCAGAAAGATACGATACAGGCAAATCAGTTCAAGGAATTGTTAGCAAAAGCACGAGATCTTATAGAAGAAGAACATTTTCTCAATTGGGAAGTTGCTTTTCCGGGTGTATGGAAATACTGGGAAAGACACGAACCCGAAGGCGGCTTCGACGCCGTAATCGGCAATCCGCCGTGGGACAGGATGAAGCTGCAACAGGTTGAATGGTTTGCTGATCGCAAACCTGAAATTGCAATGGCTGCACGCGCTGCTGATCGCAAGAGAATGATTGAAGCGCTAAAAAACACAGATGACCCACTTTGGAAGGAATATGAAAAGGCAGTTTGGCATGCAGAAGTTGCATTAGAACGTGCTCGAAAAGATGGACAATATCCCCTTATGGCGACTGGTGACTTCAACATATATGCCCTTTTTGTTGAGAGGGCAGAACGTCTATTGAAAGATCAAGGTTATGTAGGTTTAGTTGTCCCGGTCGGCATTGCTTACGACAAAGGAAACAGCAAGTTCTTTGGAATGCTTTCAGAGACACAGAGAATCCAAACTTTGTTTGTTTTTGAAAATAGAGGTGGCACCTTTTTTAATGATGTTCATCACGAAGATAAGCCAACTATTTTCGTATTTGGTGGCAAAAACAATAAATTTGATGATATAAAATGCGCCTTCTTCATCCACCAAATAGAAGACTTGGATGATCCGGATCGCTGTTTTCCTCTCAACTCCCACGAGTTTGCGTTAATAAACCCAAATACAAAAACTGCCCCTATCTTCCGAAATCGTCGTGATGCTCAAATTGTAGGTGGTATATACATACATAATCCTATTTTAATAGATCGACGTGATAATCTTGAACAGCATCTTTATGATATCAAGTATTTTACAATGTTTCACATGACCAACGATTCCAATCATTTCGTAACTCCCGATGAGTTAAACAAGCTTGAGGCATATCCAGTAGGCAGTTCAATTTACAAATACCCCGGAGGTGTACTGTTACCTCTATACGAGGGTAAGATGATTGATCAGTACAATCATAGATACGCATCCATCAAAGCTGATTCTATAAATGTAAGTGGACAGGGTGTTATCATTGAGACCCAATTAATTGACTTACAGAACCCAGAATATATGCCAGTGCCACGATATTGGGTTGATGCACAAAATATTACATTTCCTGATGGAATTAACTGGGTTATAGGATTCAGGGATACAACTAACGTCAATAATTGGCGCACTACAATAGCTTCAATAGTCCCAAAAGTAGGGCACGGAAATACATTGCCTCTACTTATTCCAAATTCGTCAGCCATTGAAACTTATATTGAGCAAGCACCGTTACTAATTGCGAATATGAATAGCTTTTCTTTGGATTATATATCACGACAAAAAATCCAAGCGCGCCACCTGAATGCCTATATATTGGAACAACTACCATTTATTGACCTGCAAATATACAAGAAGCCGTTAGGCAATACGACCGTTGCAGAGTTTATAAAAGAACATGTCCTGCATCTCACTTATACCGCATGGGATATGCAGCCGTTTGCCAGGGATATGGGTTATGATGGTGAGCCGTTCATTTGGGACGAGGAAGACCGTCGTCACCGTATGGCAAAGCTCGACGCTTTGTTCTTTAACCTCTATGAGATAAGCGAAGACGATGCGGATTATATCCTTTCCACTTTTCCAATTGTAAAGCGCCATGACGAGCAGGAGCACGGACGATTCCTCACCTGCGACCTGATTCTCGCCTATATGCGCGCACTCAAGGCTGGGGATACCGAAGTTATAGTTAAAGCATGA
- a CDS encoding response regulator transcription factor, whose translation MSIHSRRNGPVFGPGEGGGEPVSVLVVSLHPLMIKGITGMLANAPSVKVAGQSMGRVEMMLKIYETDPDVVIINDDDKDIDSPETLESIRSAISEFPSVNVLTIIKAHDFDKELTMLKIGVKGVLLENFEQETLVDAIGCAASGGLWHRRKIMEKFISDQLFFYKSRGADREEFSIPSFTRRELEIMQLAGRGKKNREIASELYISEKTVKHHLSKIFKKLNINKRAHLKNFL comes from the coding sequence ATGAGCATCCATTCGAGGAGAAACGGCCCGGTATTCGGGCCCGGCGAGGGCGGCGGCGAGCCGGTGAGCGTCCTCGTCGTAAGCCTGCACCCGCTTATGATAAAAGGCATAACCGGAATGCTTGCGAACGCGCCGTCCGTGAAGGTTGCAGGTCAGTCGATGGGCAGGGTCGAGATGATGCTCAAGATATACGAAACCGACCCGGACGTAGTCATCATAAACGACGACGACAAGGACATAGATTCCCCGGAGACGCTCGAATCCATACGCTCCGCCATCTCGGAATTCCCCAGCGTAAACGTCCTCACGATTATAAAGGCTCACGATTTCGACAAGGAGCTGACGATGCTGAAGATCGGTGTAAAGGGCGTTCTTCTCGAGAACTTCGAGCAGGAGACGCTGGTCGATGCCATAGGCTGCGCTGCCTCGGGCGGGCTCTGGCACAGGAGGAAGATCATGGAGAAGTTCATCAGCGATCAGCTCTTCTTCTACAAATCACGGGGGGCGGACAGGGAAGAGTTTTCGATACCGTCCTTTACAAGGCGCGAGCTCGAAATAATGCAGCTCGCGGGGAGGGGGAAGAAGAACCGCGAGATCGCAAGCGAGCTCTACATAAGCGAAAAGACCGTAAAGCACCACCTGTCGAAGATATTCAAGAAGCTCAACATAAACAAGCGGGCGCACCTGAAGAACTTTTTGTGA
- the lpdA gene encoding dihydrolipoyl dehydrogenase, giving the protein MEKFDLTVIGTGPGGYVAAIRAAQLGMKVAVIERDRPGGVCLNWGCIPSKSILKCAEVYQYFKHSDQFGIEHTGLKYDFSKVIDKSRGASDTLTKGVEFLLKKNKITLISGTGKLIAKNKVGVTQEKGQIEVESDKILIATGSVPVTLPGLEVDGKLVMTSDEAIFYREVPPSVVVIGGGYIGAEFAYVYNSFGSKVTIVEMLDHLIPGADEDVSRELEKSFKKAGMDVLTATKFKEVKKKKKTVDVVLEKLSDKSEVTVSAAMVLVAVGRRPIANDAPTSLSYYKKSADIGLSDLRIELDERGFVKTDDSYMTTCSGVYAIGDVAGPPLLAHKASEEGVAAVEMMAGLTSKVHYDNIPGCVYCQPEVSMLGMTEKQVKDLGYNYSVGKFPFKAAGKAVGTGETDGFVKIIADKATGEILGAHIIGHGATELIAEIAVGRTLETTPLEIAITSHAHPTLSEAVMEAALAAMGRARNI; this is encoded by the coding sequence ATGGAAAAATTCGATCTGACAGTCATCGGAACCGGCCCCGGCGGGTACGTCGCCGCCATCAGGGCCGCACAGCTGGGAATGAAGGTAGCGGTAATCGAAAGGGACAGGCCGGGGGGCGTCTGCCTCAACTGGGGATGCATACCCTCGAAGTCCATACTCAAATGCGCCGAGGTGTATCAGTACTTCAAGCACTCGGATCAATTCGGCATAGAGCACACCGGGCTCAAGTATGATTTTTCGAAAGTTATCGACAAGAGCCGGGGCGCTTCGGATACGCTCACCAAAGGCGTCGAATTCCTCTTAAAGAAAAACAAGATCACGCTAATCAGCGGGACGGGGAAGCTGATCGCGAAGAACAAGGTCGGCGTCACACAGGAGAAGGGCCAGATCGAAGTCGAGTCGGACAAGATTCTGATAGCCACGGGCTCGGTTCCGGTAACCCTTCCGGGCCTCGAGGTCGACGGCAAGCTCGTCATGACGAGCGACGAGGCGATATTCTACAGGGAAGTGCCGCCGTCGGTCGTCGTCATAGGCGGCGGATATATCGGCGCCGAGTTCGCATACGTCTACAACTCGTTCGGGAGCAAGGTCACGATAGTCGAGATGCTCGACCACCTCATTCCCGGCGCCGACGAAGACGTATCGAGAGAGCTCGAAAAGAGCTTCAAGAAGGCCGGCATGGACGTTCTTACGGCGACGAAATTCAAAGAAGTGAAAAAGAAGAAAAAGACGGTGGACGTCGTTCTTGAAAAGCTCTCCGACAAGAGCGAGGTCACAGTTTCCGCCGCGATGGTTCTGGTGGCCGTCGGCAGGCGCCCGATAGCGAACGACGCGCCGACGTCTCTCAGCTACTACAAGAAATCGGCCGACATAGGCCTAAGCGATTTGCGCATCGAGCTCGACGAGCGCGGGTTCGTAAAGACCGACGATTCCTACATGACGACCTGCTCGGGCGTCTACGCGATTGGGGACGTCGCGGGCCCTCCTCTTCTCGCCCACAAGGCCTCTGAAGAGGGCGTCGCGGCTGTGGAGATGATGGCCGGGCTCACGAGCAAGGTCCATTACGACAACATCCCCGGGTGCGTTTACTGTCAGCCCGAGGTGTCCATGCTCGGCATGACCGAAAAGCAGGTGAAGGACCTCGGCTATAACTACAGCGTCGGCAAGTTCCCGTTCAAGGCGGCGGGTAAGGCCGTCGGCACGGGCGAGACGGATGGATTCGTGAAAATCATCGCCGACAAGGCGACAGGCGAGATACTCGGCGCCCACATCATAGGCCACGGCGCAACGGAGCTAATAGCTGAAATTGCGGTCGGAAGGACGCTCGAAACGACGCCGCTCGAAATAGCGATAACGTCGCACGCCCACCCCACGCTTTCAGAGGCGGTCATGGAGGCGGCGCTGGCTGCCATGGGACGGGCCAGGAATATCTGA